One Paenibacillus urinalis DNA segment encodes these proteins:
- the tnpA gene encoding IS200/IS605 family transposase — protein sequence MANKSYSLAHTKWMCKYHIVFTPKYRRKEIYNQVRKDLIEIFKRLCKYKGVEIIEGHMMPDHVHMLVAIPPKIAVSSFMGYLKGKSSLMIFEKHAQLKYKYGNRKFWAEGYYVSTVGLNEATVRKYIREQEAHDQAVDKLSVKEYEDPFISNRTKKK from the coding sequence GCCTAGCTCACACAAAGTGGATGTGCAAATACCACATTGTATTCACCCCGAAGTATAGACGGAAAGAGATCTATAATCAAGTAAGAAAAGATCTAATTGAAATATTCAAACGTTTATGTAAGTACAAAGGAGTAGAAATCATAGAAGGCCACATGATGCCAGATCACGTGCACATGTTGGTAGCAATCCCACCGAAAATTGCAGTCTCATCGTTCATGGGATATCTAAAAGGTAAAAGTTCTCTAATGATCTTTGAGAAACATGCCCAACTAAAATACAAATACGGAAATCGTAAATTCTGGGCAGAAGGATATTATGTAAGTACAGTGGGCTTAAATGAAGCGACGGTAAGAAAGTACATTCGTGAACAAGAAGCACATGACCAAGCAGTAGATAAACTGAGCGTAAAAGAATACGAAGATCCGTTCATCAGTAACAGGACCAAAAAGAAATAA
- a CDS encoding matrixin family metalloprotease has product MKKYLLVLSAFLCLLLVSQEVGAYDFYGSGYKNTNATTGRHANPALNGVVYNGTTYNFNTHYVNARNRWNNATDVNVSSGTTGTIAIRSFHGDYGNNDLFGWARMYKSDGTTVQSCATCEPTANWAYSDVYLNQFHIHNDGEGGDPWSPMYIDGLATHEFGHAYGLAHEDDVESVMHSGNLYEGYLTPRPDDISGMNALH; this is encoded by the coding sequence ATGAAAAAGTATTTATTGGTACTAAGTGCATTTCTTTGTTTGCTTTTGGTTAGTCAAGAAGTGGGTGCTTATGATTTCTACGGGAGCGGTTACAAGAACACCAACGCAACAACCGGAAGACATGCCAACCCAGCGTTGAACGGAGTTGTATACAACGGAACTACATACAACTTCAACACACATTATGTGAACGCTAGAAATCGATGGAATAATGCTACGGATGTAAACGTATCTTCTGGGACGACTGGTACTATTGCAATCAGGTCATTCCACGGCGATTACGGGAATAATGACCTATTCGGATGGGCAAGAATGTACAAGAGTGACGGGACGACGGTACAATCGTGTGCAACATGCGAACCTACAGCTAACTGGGCCTATTCGGATGTTTATTTAAATCAATTTCATATCCACAATGATGGCGAAGGCGGCGATCCATGGTCACCTATGTATATCGATGGTCTAGCTACACATGAGTTTGGGCATGCATATGGCTTAGCACATGAGGATGACGTCGAGTCGGTAATGCATTCCGGAAATCTGTATGAAGGGTATTTAACGCCAAGGCCGGATGATATTAGCGGAATGAACGCTTTACATTAA
- a CDS encoding IS3 family transposase: MERFWGTFKAESYYLEKYDTYDDLLKSVKIYMRYYNNNRYTERLNGLSPNEFRRAA; this comes from the coding sequence ATTGAACGATTCTGGGGTACCTTTAAAGCAGAAAGCTATTATCTGGAGAAGTATGACACATACGATGATCTTCTAAAAAGTGTGAAAATCTACATGCGCTACTACAATAACAATCGGTATACCGAACGGCTCAACGGTTTATCTCCTAACGAATTTCGCCGAGCAGCTTAA
- a CDS encoding GNAT family N-acetyltransferase produces the protein MSNDTHSLSEEDTFTIECNDIILREFVCTDLDEFHSLTWQPEIHEYLPGWNVTKEQRKNWLINYEILENKQFLIAVSQGGVIGELRLRMGIELRESGELIGWCCTGIDAWTTNRLNDSGVPLKQKAIIWRSMTHTMIF, from the coding sequence ATGAGCAACGATACTCATTCATTATCTGAAGAAGATACTTTTACAATTGAGTGTAATGATATCATTCTAAGGGAATTTGTGTGTACTGATTTAGATGAGTTTCATTCCTTGACATGGCAACCCGAAATACATGAATATTTGCCGGGTTGGAACGTAACTAAAGAGCAACGAAAAAATTGGCTTATTAATTATGAAATCCTTGAAAACAAACAGTTTTTAATTGCCGTATCACAAGGTGGTGTCATTGGTGAGCTTCGACTTCGGATGGGAATCGAACTAAGGGAGTCAGGGGAGTTAATCGGTTGGTGCTGTACTGGAATCGATGCTTGGACAACCAACCGATTGAACGATTCTGGGGTACCTTTAAAGCAGAAAGCTATTATCTGGAGAAGTATGACACATACGATGATCTTCTAA